GGTAGACCCTGCCATGTCGTTCGAACCCGAGGAACTCTCGCCGGCAGAAGTCGAATCGACTGTCCAGGAGACCATCGAGGACAACGAGGTCGCGCTGTTCATGAAGGGGACGGCGCTGATGCCACAGTGTGGTTACTCCCGGAAGGCGCTGGGACTCATCCAGCAACACCACGAGGACGTCGCGACCGTCAACGTCCTCCAGGCCACAGACGCGTTTCGCGAGTCGCTGTCGGAGTACAGCGGTCGCGAGACGATCCCCCAGACGTTCGTCGACGGTGAGTTCGTCGGCGGCAGCGACATTCTCGAACAGCTCGACGAGAACGGTGACCTGGCGGAGACGCTGAACGCCTGAGAGAGCGGTCACTCCGAGTGGTGCGTTCGGTCCACAAGAAACTGCGATCGGTCCGAGACCGGGGGTCGGATCGGCCGGTTAGTCGTCCTCGTCTTTCATCTCGCCGAGCTTGTCGACGAGGTCGGAGGTCGAGGCCTCCGTCTCGAAGGAGACGTCGCCGTCGTGGTCGTTCTCGTGGACAGCGACGCCCTCGCTGTCGTCCGCGTCGACGTCCTGGTCCTTCTGTTCGGATTCGTCGTAGCTACCAAAGCCCATATATGACGAAAGGGGAGAGCGACACTAAAGTTGGTCGGTCGGGTCGCTCGGAGGCGCGTGGTACCGTATCTCAGCCACCGACCGGACGGGACCGCACCTGCCGGCGACTCGCACGACCGCGAAACCAGGGAACGAACGGCTCCGGAAGCAAAGGTTCTTATTCGTGCTCTGTTTTTCGATACGTAACGGATACCCGAGAGCCGTGGTTCTTGCGACGGCGATCGAGCGCTTCAACGGTAGATTTCCCGACATATGAGTTCAGCAGACGAGACCTTAGAGAAGATCAAGGCACAGGTCGAGGACGAGACACCGAACGACATCACCATCGAAGCGGTGACGTTCGAGGGACCCGAGCTGGTCATCTACACGCCAGACGCCCAGACCGTCGCGAACCGTGACGGCATCGTCCGCAACCTCGCACAGACACTCCGCAAGCGCATCAACGTCCGGCCGACACAGGACGCGCTGGTCCCGCCCAAGCGGGCCCGCGAGCGCATCACGGAACTGATCCCGGAAGGAGCCGGCGTCCAGAACCTGGATTTCGACTCCGAGACCGGCGAGGTGTTCATCGAAGCCGAGAAACCCGGCCGGGTGATCGGTCGCCACGGCGAAACGCTAGATCAGATCTCCGCGAGCGTCGGCTGGACGCCCGAGGTCGTCAGGACCCCGCCGATGGAGTCCTCGACGGTCTCGAACGTCCGGAACTTCCTGAAACAGGAACGCGACGAGCGCCGGGACATCCTGGAACGGGTCGGTCGGAAGATCAACCGGCCCACCACCTCCGACGACGACTGGGTTCGACTGACGACCCTTGGCTGCTGTCGCGAAGTCGGCCGCGCCTCGTTCATCCTCTCGACGCCCGAGTCGCGCATCCTGATCGACTGTGGTGACAAACCCGGCGCCGAGGGGGAGGTCCCGTACCTCCAGGTGCCAGAGGCGCTGGCCGCCGGTCCGAACTCCATCGACGCCGTCGTCCTGACCCACGCCCACCTCGACCACTCCGCGCTCATCCCGATCCTGTTCAAGTACGGGTACGACGGGCCGATCTACACCACCGCGCCCACGCGTGACTTGATGGGCCTACTCCAGTTGGACTATCTGGACGTGGCGGCCAAAGAGGGCCGGACACCGCCCTACGAGAGCCAGCAGGTCCGTGACGCGCTGAAACACACGATTCCCCTGGAGTTCGGCAACGTCACCGACATCGCGCCGGACATCAAACTCACCATGCACAACGCCGGCCACATCCTCGGGTCGGCAGTCTGTCACTTCCACATCGGCGAGGGGCGGTACAACGTCGCCTTCTCCGGTGACATCCACTACAAGGACACCCGCCTGCTGGACGGCGCCGTCAACGACTTCCCCCGGGTCGAGACGCTCGTCCTCGAATCCACCTACGGCGGGAAAAACGACTACCAGACCGACCAGGAGGACTCCGAACGGGTCCTCAAGCGGGTCATCAACGAGGCGACCGAGAAGGACGGGAAGATCCTCATCCCCGCCTTCGCCGTGGGCCGCTCCCAGGAACTGATGCTCGTCCTGGAGGAGGCCATGCGGAAAGG
Above is a window of Haloarcula halophila DNA encoding:
- a CDS encoding glutaredoxin family protein encodes the protein MSFEPEELSPAEVESTVQETIEDNEVALFMKGTALMPQCGYSRKALGLIQQHHEDVATVNVLQATDAFRESLSEYSGRETIPQTFVDGEFVGGSDILEQLDENGDLAETLNA
- a CDS encoding DUF5786 family protein codes for the protein MGFGSYDESEQKDQDVDADDSEGVAVHENDHDGDVSFETEASTSDLVDKLGEMKDEDD
- a CDS encoding beta-CASP ribonuclease aCPSF1; translation: MSSADETLEKIKAQVEDETPNDITIEAVTFEGPELVIYTPDAQTVANRDGIVRNLAQTLRKRINVRPTQDALVPPKRARERITELIPEGAGVQNLDFDSETGEVFIEAEKPGRVIGRHGETLDQISASVGWTPEVVRTPPMESSTVSNVRNFLKQERDERRDILERVGRKINRPTTSDDDWVRLTTLGCCREVGRASFILSTPESRILIDCGDKPGAEGEVPYLQVPEALAAGPNSIDAVVLTHAHLDHSALIPILFKYGYDGPIYTTAPTRDLMGLLQLDYLDVAAKEGRTPPYESQQVRDALKHTIPLEFGNVTDIAPDIKLTMHNAGHILGSAVCHFHIGEGRYNVAFSGDIHYKDTRLLDGAVNDFPRVETLVLESTYGGKNDYQTDQEDSERVLKRVINEATEKDGKILIPAFAVGRSQELMLVLEEAMRKGDIPTMPVYLDGMIREATAIHTAYPEYLRGDLRQRILYDDENPFLADQFQQVDGGEEMRQDIADDEPCIVLTTSGMVTGGPVMSWLRLLGGDPDNTMVFVGYQAEGTLGRQIQRGQDEITMSDRSGPRAERVSLEMDIETVDGFSGHADRQGLETFVETMHPRPEKVLCVHGDETSTNQLSSALYQNFNMRTFNPKNLETFRFV